A single Gambusia affinis linkage group LG22, SWU_Gaff_1.0, whole genome shotgun sequence DNA region contains:
- the LOC122825279 gene encoding ALK and LTK ligand 2-like, with protein sequence MSAPRKPVVVGLLLLMCALTEHCGESAPTAAAGGDAPWSLRRMVEIMKHVEDNRGWHTARTEAPLTPRAVDSASVEQRDFRDKTDKGNQALVLTPTDYKMKERIIRYFTGPLVFSSKCRKNAYRLYHHTRDCTLPAYFKRCARLLTRLAGSPQCTEGKRVHIQKVEVKDVLQKKRCKKITLVKTCLGQ encoded by the exons ATGAGCGCACCGCGCAAACCCGTTGTTGTGGGACTGCTGTTATTGATGTGCGCTCTGACCGAGCACTGCGGCGAGAGCGCGCCAACCGCGGCGGCCGGCGGGGACGCGCCGTGGAGTCTGAGGCGAATGGTGGAGATCATGAAGCACGTGGAGGATAACCGGGGTTGGCACACAGCAAGAACGGAAGCCCCGCTGACACCGCGGGCGGTGGACAGCGCGTCGGTAGAGCAGAGGGACTTCCGCGACAAGACGGACAAAGGGAACCAGGCTCTGG TTTTAACCCCCACAGATTATAAAATGAAAGAGAGAATTATTAGATATTTCACAG GTCCACTCGTGTTCAGCTCCAAGTGCAGGAAGAACGCGTACAGACTTTACCACCACACCAGAGACTGCACGTTACCTGCAT ACTTCAAAAGATGTGCGCGACTTCTCACACGGCTTGCAGGCAGCCCGCAGTGCACAGAGGGGAAGCGCGTACACATTCAAAAG gtTGAAGTCAAAGATGTGCTTCAGaagaaaagatgcaaaaaaattacattggtGAAAACGTGCCTTGGACAGTGA